The following are encoded in a window of Anopheles gambiae chromosome X, idAnoGambNW_F1_1, whole genome shotgun sequence genomic DNA:
- the LOC1271922 gene encoding phosphomevalonate kinase has translation MANVPDGVPRVLLLLSGKRKCGKDFLADALLQRLGTDRAQIVRISEPIKRHWAEAMGLDLAALLGDGAYKERYRRQMIEWSDGRRQEDYGVFCRAACATIDRPICIVSDVRRQTDVRYFREAYGPETRLRTVRIEASEQVRHGRGWQFQAGVDDVQSECDLDGYAGWDLVLTNERPDGVGELLDRLVQLIEC, from the exons ATGGCCAACGTGCCGGACGGTGTGCCCCgcgtcctgctgctgctcagtGGCAAGCGCAAATGTGGCAAGGATTTTCTCGCCGACGCGCTCCTGCAACG GCTCGGCACGGACCGGGCCCAGATCGTCCGGATCTCGGAACCGATCAAGCGGCACTGGGCGGAAGCGATGGGCCTGGATTTGGCCGCCCTGCTCGGCGACGGTGCGTACAAGGAGCGGTACCGGCGGCAGATGATCGAGTGGAGCGACGGGCGCCGGCAGGAGGACTACGGTGTGTTTTGCCGCGCCGCCTGCGCCACCATCGACCGGCCGATCTGCATCGTGAGCGACGTGCGGCGCCAGACCGATGTGCGCTACTTCCGCGAGGCGTACGGGCCCGAGACCCGCCTGCGCACGGTGCGGATTGAGGCGAGCGAGCAGGTCCGGCACGGGCGCGGCTGGCAGTTTCAGGCGGGCGTCGACGACGTCCAATCGGAGTGCGATCTCGACGGGTACGCCGGGTGGGATTTGGTGCTGACGAACGAGCGCCCGGACGGGGTGGGCGAGCTGCTCGACCGGCTGGTGCAGCTGATCGAATGCTGA
- the LOC5666744 gene encoding E3 ubiquitin-protein ligase Hakai, with product MDSDDGGSGTKRSGRGRGRTRGTRGRGRGRGRGRGKKATRVISSDEEEEVASPEPEKENGAVPAVAEKPAPAPSGKRRSVEHEPIKELGGPQPPQVLPAPAEPDPEPGALLPAPTSAPLIIDMEADISQLEAPTFTTISRGPPEPMLRLNWNHKVNLIGEKVLNPMIYCCDQCDNPILIYGRMIPCKHVFCLRCARSDTLKVCPRCKEKVVRVEQTRLGTVFMCTHGGTRYGNTGCRRTYLSQRDLQAHINHRHVTNAGHAATASAASAAPPAQQPVQPLVIPTAVAHPPVPVQPMELSPMSKLLSEKVNAGGVAPLRKNSCEQLNSPRAGMMRQGELGDGYYYGSSGSYASSHSAANQHMHMSIGVPQQSPVQQHLSRTGYSPYGHQTSSPQQQPSSSASSTLSSSLWSQSTSQYYR from the exons ATGGATTCGGACGACGGTGGCAGCGGTACGAAGCGATCGGGCCGGGGCCGGGGCCGCACCAGAGGCACACGCGGTAGGGGCAGAGGGCGGGGCCGCGGCCGCGGCAAGAAGGCGACGCGCGTCATCTCctcggacgaggaggaggaggtggccAGCCCCGAGCCGGAAAAGGAAAATGGGGCCGTGCCGGCGGTGGCGGAAAAGCCAGCGCCGGCCCCGTCCGGCAAGCGGCGCAGCGTCGAGCACGAGCCGATCAAGGAGCTGGGCGGGCCGCAGCCGCCCCAGGTGCTGCCCGCACCGGCCGAACCGGACCCGGAGCCCGGTGCGCTGCTGCCCGCCCCGACCAGCGCGCCGCTCATCATCGACATGGAGGCGGACATTTCCCAGCTGGAGGCGCCCACCTTCACCACGATCAGCCGGGGGCCGCCCGAGCCGATGCTGCGGCTGAACTGGAACCACAAGGTGAACCTGATCGGCGAGAAGGTGCTCAACCCGATGATCTACTGCTGCGACCAGTGCGACAACCCGATCCTGATCTACGGCCGCATGATACCGTGCAAGCACGTGTTCTGTCTGCGGTGCGCCCGCTCCGACACGCTCAAGGTGTGCCCGCGCTGCAAGGAGAAGGTGGTGCGGGTGGAGCAGACCCGCCTCGGCACGGTGTTCATGTGCACGCACGGCGGCACCCGCTACGGCAACACGGGCTGCCGGCGCACCTACCTGTCGCAACGGGACCTGCAGGCCCACATCAACCACCGGCACGTGACGAACGCGGGGCACGCGGCGACGGCGTCGGCGGCGTCGGCGGCCCCGCCCGCCCAGCAACCGGTGCAGCCGCTGGTCATACCGACGGCGGTCGCCCACCCGCCCGTCCCGGTCCAGCCGATGGAGCTGTCGCCGATGAGCAAGCTGCTGTCGGAGAAGGTGAACGCGGGCGGGGTGGCGCCGCTGCGCAAAAACTCCTGCGAGCAGCTCAACTCGCCCCGGGCCGGCATGATGCGGCAGGGCGAGCTCGGCGACGGCTACTACTACGGCAGCTCCGGCTCGTACGCGTCCAGCCATTCGG CTGCGAACCAGCACATGCACATGTCGATCGGCGTGCCCCAGCAGTCGCCGGTGCAGCAGCATCTGTCCCGCACCGGCTACTCGCCGTACGGGCATCAAACGTCCtcgccgcagcagcaaccgtcGTCCAGCGCGTCCTCCACCCTCTCGTCGTCCCTGTGGAGCCAATCCACCAGCCAGTACTATCGCTAG
- the LOC1271920 gene encoding leucine-rich repeat and transmembrane domain-containing protein 2 has product MRASRIIIILLASFGAVAPELYEDAATLCDRCACVIANRTSAVHAYDLLDCSRKGLTHMIGGWPARFDTVEPEREIVLSLSGNNLTRLEQLPATNTTLVFSCRHCNLGSVAGGLFLDTANVLRVDLSHNRLTGDALTAAVFRGQYVGEDSPLLLQLDELDLGANAIAHLQEDAFEHIVSLRELSLARNPLGRLAGGTARALAQLVNLEHLDLSYAELTELDESVFGGMRSLHELNLRGNRLGAVPEALYPLAALHTLNLAENPIEVLSFAQPLDYLFELNVSSMPVLHTVEVDSFAHVRMLRTLLARNNTPLEVFDMTILHHLTDLRELDLSQSKLKHLHPPTGSVALPPAAYLNVLEILLLHENPWHCDCALQKVLRYIHFFSHSDYEEEDDTRCETPHGLAAMHLVELYYIDVCDQPEEGPAGPTYEKPAFLRPGAIFLSLLSVGIVVGLGIIIGLVIVCLKRRLAAQGLGFTSAPVRYTSVRESTTSTVFQP; this is encoded by the exons ATGAGAGCATCAAGAATC ATAATAATATTGCTGGCGAGCTTCGGTGCGGTCGCGCCGGAACTGTACGAGGACGCGGCGACGCTCTGCGACAGGTGCGCGTGCGTGATCGCGAACCGGACCAGCGCGGTGCACGCGTACGATCTGCTGGACTGTTCGCGCAAGGGGCTGACGCACATGATCGGGGGCTGGCCGGCCCGGTTCGACACTGTCGAGCCGGAGCGCGAGATCGTCCTGTCGCTGTCCGGGAACAACCTGACCCGGCTGGAGCAGCTGCCCGCGACCAACACGACGCTGGTGTTCAGCTGCCGCCACTGCAACCTGGGCAGCGTGGCGGGCGGGCTGTTCCTCGACACCGCCAACGTGCTGCGGGTCGACCTCAGCCACAACCGGCTGACGGGCGATGCGCTGACGGCGGCCGTGTTCCGCGGCCAGTACGTCGGCGAGGAcagcccgctgctgctgcagctggacGAGCTCGATCTGGGCGCGAACGCGATCGCCCACCTGCAGGAGGACGCGTTCGAGCACATCGTGAGCCTGCGGGAGCTGTCCCTTGCCCGCAACCCGCTCGGCCGGCTGGCGGGCGGTACGGCGCGCGCCCTCGCCCAGCTCGTCAACCTGGAGCATCTCGACCTGTCGTACGCCGAGCTGACCGAGCTGGACGAGAGCGTGTTCGGCGGGATGCGGTCGCTCCACGAGCTCAACCTGCGGGGCAACCGGCTCGGCGCGGTACCGGAGGCGCTCTATCCGCTCGCCGCGCTGCACACGCTCAACCTGGCGGAAAACCCGATCGAGGTGCTGAGCTTCGCCCAGC CACTCGACTATCTGTTTGAGCTGAACGTGAGCAGCATGCCGGTGCTGCACACCGTCGAGGTGGACTCGTTTGCTCACGTGCGCATGCTGCGCACGCTGCTCGCGCGCAACAACACGCCGCTGGAGGTGTTCGACATGACCATACTGCACCATCTGACCGATCTGCGTGAG CTCGACCTGTCGCAGTCGAAGCTGAAGCATCTGCACCCACCGACCGGCAGTGTGGCCCTGCCGCCCGCCGCCTACCTGAACGTGCTCgagatactgctgctgcacgagaACCCGTGGCACTGCGACTGTGCGCTGCAGAAGGTGCTCCGCTACATCCACTTCTTCTCCCACTCGGActacgaggaggaggacgataCGCGCTGCGAAACGCCCCACGGGCTGGCCGCGATGCACCTGGTCGAGCTGTACTACATCGACGTGTGCGACCAGCCGGAGGAGGGCCCGGCTGGACCGACGTACGAAAAGCCGGCCTTCCTGCGCCCGGGCGCCATCTTTCTCTCCCTGCTGTCGGTCGGCATCGTCGTCGGGCTCGGCATCATCATCGGGCTGGTGATCGTGTGTCTCAAGCGCCGGCTGGCGGCCCAGGGGCTCGGCTTTACCTCCGCGCCGGTCCGCTACACCTCGGTGCGCGAAAGCACCACGTCCACCGTTTTTCAGCCGTAG